In Caldisphaera lagunensis DSM 15908, a single genomic region encodes these proteins:
- a CDS encoding XTP/dITP diphosphatase produces MSGKEEQFGKLSICIVSQNEGKIKEIQNILDNFNIKLKKCNAEKIEIQDEDIDKIAIYAALNAYKSVKEPLLVDDSALYIRSLNNFPGAYTNFVYKTIGIKGILKLMEGINDRFAFFKTSLVYIDENGYKLFNGIVEGNIAYEPRGKHGFGFDPIFIPMNCNKTFSEMDINEKNNYSHRSKAVNEFAKWIITKKL; encoded by the coding sequence ATGTCGGGGAAAGAAGAACAGTTTGGAAAACTTAGCATTTGTATTGTTTCCCAAAATGAAGGAAAAATAAAAGAGATACAAAATATTTTAGATAATTTTAATATAAAATTAAAAAAATGTAATGCAGAAAAAATTGAAATCCAAGATGAAGATATAGATAAAATAGCAATTTATGCTGCATTAAATGCATATAAAAGTGTTAAAGAACCATTATTAGTTGATGATTCTGCCCTTTATATTAGATCGTTAAATAACTTTCCGGGAGCATATACAAACTTTGTTTATAAAACAATAGGAATTAAAGGAATCCTAAAGCTTATGGAAGGAATTAATGATAGATTTGCATTTTTTAAAACAAGCCTTGTATATATAGATGAGAATGGATATAAATTATTCAATGGCATTGTAGAAGGTAATATAGCCTATGAACCTAGGGGAAAACATGGATTTGGATTTGATCCTATTTTCATACCAATGAATTGTAATAAAACATTTTCAGAAATGGATATAAATGAAAAAAATAATTATTCACATAGATCTAAAGCCGTTAATGAATTTGCAAAGTGGATCATAACAAAGAAATTATGA
- a CDS encoding indolepyruvate oxidoreductase subunit beta, with product MAMNSKLNIVISGVGGQGIVTLARIIGEAAVNNDVKVLIAETHGLSQRGGSVEVHVRLGNVYAPLVPKGGADILLSMELIESARNVDYLNKDGMVISSDTILRPPIPGVKLPKKEEIIKEFEKNNIKYYLIPTKELAEKIGSYQSENMILLGALYKFSQISKFINIDSIKESIKTMRNPEINIKAFELGNSL from the coding sequence ATGGCAATGAATTCAAAACTAAATATAGTAATATCTGGTGTTGGAGGTCAAGGTATAGTAACACTAGCTAGAATAATTGGTGAAGCAGCAGTAAACAATGATGTTAAAGTATTAATTGCTGAAACTCATGGATTAAGCCAAAGAGGTGGATCCGTGGAAGTTCACGTTAGGTTAGGTAATGTATATGCGCCTCTTGTACCAAAAGGTGGCGCAGATATTTTACTTTCTATGGAACTTATTGAAAGTGCAAGGAACGTTGATTATTTAAATAAAGATGGTATGGTTATATCCTCTGATACTATATTAAGACCTCCCATACCGGGGGTTAAATTGCCAAAAAAAGAAGAAATTATTAAGGAATTTGAAAAGAATAATATAAAATACTATTTGATACCAACAAAAGAGTTAGCTGAAAAAATAGGTAGCTATCAATCAGAAAATATGATATTATTAGGGGCATTATATAAGTTTAGCCAAATAAGCAAGTTTATTAATATAGATTCCATTAAAGAATCAATAAAAACAATGAGAAACCCTGAAATAAATATTAAGGCTTTTGAACTAGGTAATAGCCTCTGA